In one window of Haemophilus parainfluenzae DNA:
- a CDS encoding 3-deoxy-D-manno-octulosonic acid kinase codes for MLEFQQDNQFFLFNLTEKPTEPASFFESAFWEKQQRITGSAKGRGTTYFLNTKVLFGINTALRHYYRGGLWGKFNKDRYRFQSLTETRSVAEFQLLNQLYQAGIAVPKPIAARVKKGKLGICYQADILIEKIENAQDLTALLQTQQLPNDIWQAIGKLIRQLHDLQICHTDLNAHNILVQQLENEQKCWLIDFDKCGQKSGDFWKQGNLERLHRSFVKEVGRMNIQFNKENWAELLKGYNA; via the coding sequence ATGCTTGAATTCCAACAAGATAATCAATTCTTTCTTTTTAATCTCACGGAAAAACCAACTGAGCCCGCTTCATTTTTTGAATCGGCTTTTTGGGAAAAACAACAACGTATTACCGGTTCAGCCAAAGGACGCGGCACAACCTACTTTCTGAATACAAAAGTTCTGTTTGGTATAAACACTGCTCTTCGTCATTATTATCGCGGTGGTTTATGGGGAAAATTCAACAAAGATCGCTATCGTTTTCAATCATTGACTGAAACTCGCAGCGTGGCGGAATTTCAGCTTTTAAATCAACTTTATCAAGCAGGTATTGCTGTACCCAAACCGATCGCTGCACGAGTTAAAAAAGGCAAATTAGGGATTTGCTACCAAGCAGATATCTTGATTGAAAAAATCGAAAATGCCCAAGATCTGACCGCACTTTTACAAACACAGCAACTGCCGAATGACATCTGGCAAGCCATTGGTAAATTAATTCGTCAGTTACATGATTTACAAATTTGTCATACCGATCTCAACGCCCATAATATTCTCGTTCAACAACTCGAAAATGAACAAAAGTGTTGGCTTATTGATTTCGATAAGTGCGGTCAAAAATCAGGCGATTTTTGGAAACAAGGCAACCTAGAAAGATTACACCGCTCTTTTGTCAAAGAAGTCGGCAGAATGAATATTCAATTCAATAAAGAAAATTGGGCTGAATTATTGAAAGGATATAACGCCTAA
- a CDS encoding endonuclease domain-containing protein, which translates to MQPYEKYLKENSQKLRVDQTDAERKLWQRINRDQLLSFRFNRQKPLLSYIVDFYCAKAKLIIELDGSQHYEPDYQEKDALRDAELNSLGFTVMRFSNDEVMREIESVVEQIYLFLENVRTD; encoded by the coding sequence ATGCAACCCTATGAAAAATACTTAAAAGAGAATTCGCAAAAATTGCGAGTGGATCAAACGGATGCGGAAAGAAAGCTATGGCAACGCATCAATCGAGATCAATTATTAAGTTTTCGATTTAATCGACAAAAGCCACTTTTAAGTTATATCGTTGATTTTTATTGTGCGAAAGCAAAGCTGATTATCGAATTAGATGGTAGTCAGCACTATGAACCTGATTATCAGGAAAAAGACGCATTGCGAGATGCAGAATTAAATTCACTTGGTTTCACGGTGATGCGATTTAGCAATGATGAAGTCATGCGTGAAATTGAAAGTGTAGTAGAGCAGATTTATTTGTTTTTAGAGAATGTAAGGACTGATTGA
- the glyS gene encoding glycine--tRNA ligase subunit beta, with product MTTQNFLVEIGTEELPPKALKTLATSFADNVEAELNQAGLAFDKIEWFAAPRRLAVKVLNLATQQPSKEIEKRGPAVSAAFDAEGKPTKAAEGWARGCGITVEQAERIATDKGEWLVHRAKIEGQPTKNLLNDIVANALAKLPIPKPMRWADKTVQFIRPVHTVTMLLGDELIEGEILGVASARTIRGHRFLGEKEFEIQHADQYPQLLREKGSVVADFNERKAEILAKSQAKATALGGVADIEESLLEEVTSLVEYPNVLAAKFEERFLAVPAEALVYTMKGDQKYFPIYDKDGKLLPHFIFVSNINPEDPTAIIEGNEKVVRPRLTDAEFFFKTDLKQKLVDRLPRLETVLFQQQLGTLKDKTDRIEQLAGEIAKQIGADEAKAKRAGLLSKCDLMTNMVFEFTDTQGVMGMHYARHDGEDEEVAVALNEQYMPRFAGDELPKSLVASAVALADKFDTLTGIFGIGQAPKGSADPFALRRAALGALRIIVEKNLPLDLEDLVKKSAALFGDKLTNQNVVADVVDFMLGRFRAWYQDDGIAVDVIQAVLARRPTRPADFDARVRAVSHFRTLDSAEALAAANKRVSNILAKADAAIGEINLTACVEPAEKALAEAVLALRTEVQPLIAQGDYTSVLDKLANLRAPVDSFFDNVMVNAEDPVLRQNRLAILNTLQGLFLQVADISVLQ from the coding sequence ATGACAACCCAAAACTTCCTAGTAGAAATCGGCACAGAAGAGCTGCCACCAAAAGCTCTCAAAACATTAGCGACCTCTTTTGCGGATAACGTTGAGGCGGAATTAAACCAAGCAGGTTTAGCCTTCGATAAAATCGAATGGTTTGCGGCGCCGCGTCGTTTGGCGGTGAAAGTGTTGAACTTAGCGACACAACAACCAAGCAAAGAAATCGAAAAGCGCGGACCGGCAGTGTCTGCAGCTTTTGATGCGGAAGGTAAGCCAACTAAAGCGGCAGAAGGCTGGGCGCGTGGTTGTGGTATTACTGTTGAACAAGCAGAACGCATTGCAACTGATAAAGGTGAATGGCTCGTTCATCGTGCAAAAATTGAAGGTCAACCGACCAAAAACTTGCTTAATGACATTGTGGCAAATGCGTTGGCGAAATTGCCAATTCCAAAACCAATGCGTTGGGCAGATAAAACCGTGCAATTTATCCGTCCGGTTCACACCGTGACTATGTTGTTAGGTGATGAGTTAATTGAAGGCGAAATTTTAGGTGTGGCAAGTGCTCGCACTATTCGCGGTCACCGTTTCTTAGGTGAAAAAGAATTTGAAATTCAACATGCAGACCAATATCCGCAATTATTGCGTGAAAAAGGTTCTGTAGTAGCAGATTTCAACGAGCGTAAAGCAGAAATCCTTGCAAAATCGCAAGCAAAAGCGACCGCACTTGGCGGCGTGGCTGATATTGAAGAAAGCCTGCTTGAAGAAGTGACTTCGTTGGTGGAATATCCAAATGTTTTAGCGGCAAAATTTGAAGAACGTTTCTTAGCCGTGCCCGCGGAAGCTTTGGTTTACACCATGAAAGGCGACCAAAAATATTTCCCGATTTATGATAAAGACGGCAAATTATTACCGCACTTTATTTTCGTATCGAACATCAACCCAGAAGATCCAACCGCGATTATCGAAGGGAACGAAAAAGTCGTGCGTCCTCGTTTAACCGACGCAGAATTCTTCTTCAAAACCGACTTAAAACAAAAACTGGTTGATCGTTTACCGCGTTTAGAAACCGTGTTGTTCCAACAGCAACTGGGTACATTGAAAGACAAAACTGACCGCATTGAGCAACTGGCAGGCGAAATTGCAAAACAAATCGGTGCAGACGAAGCAAAGGCAAAACGTGCAGGCTTATTGTCGAAATGTGACTTAATGACTAACATGGTATTCGAATTCACCGATACGCAAGGTGTAATGGGCATGCACTATGCTCGTCATGATGGTGAAGATGAAGAAGTCGCAGTGGCATTAAATGAACAATATATGCCTCGCTTTGCCGGTGATGAATTACCAAAATCACTCGTGGCAAGTGCGGTCGCTTTAGCCGATAAATTTGACACTTTAACGGGGATCTTCGGCATCGGCCAAGCACCAAAAGGGAGCGCAGACCCATTTGCATTACGTCGTGCGGCATTAGGTGCATTACGTATTATCGTAGAGAAAAATTTACCACTAGATTTAGAAGATTTAGTGAAAAAATCAGCCGCACTTTTCGGTGATAAACTCACGAACCAAAACGTGGTTGCTGATGTGGTGGACTTCATGCTCGGTCGTTTCCGTGCATGGTATCAAGATGACGGCATTGCAGTGGATGTGATTCAAGCAGTATTGGCACGTCGTCCAACTCGCCCTGCTGATTTTGATGCGCGCGTGCGTGCGGTTTCACACTTCCGTACTTTAGATTCAGCGGAAGCGTTAGCAGCAGCAAATAAACGTGTAAGCAACATCTTAGCCAAAGCAGATGCTGCAATTGGCGAGATCAATTTGACCGCTTGCGTAGAGCCAGCAGAAAAAGCCCTTGCTGAAGCCGTACTTGCATTACGCACTGAAGTTCAACCGCTTATCGCACAAGGTGATTACACCTCTGTGTTAGATAAATTAGCGAACTTACGCGCACCGGTAGACAGTTTCTTTGATAACGTGATGGTAAATGCTGAAGATCCAGTATTACGCCAAAACCGCTTAGCGATTTTAAATACGTTGCAAGGGTTATTCTTACAAGTAGCTGATATTTCAGTGCTTCAATAA
- a CDS encoding glycosyltransferase family 9 protein, whose translation MSHSPLFTSSPKSLCILRLSAVGDVCHALAVVQHIQRHWPQTKLTWIVGKTEMGLLSGIEGVELVSYDKKSGWKGVWNLWMFLKNNQFDALLNMQTAFRASIISLGIQAKYKIGFGKKRSREGQWLFVNRRVQDPETPHVLDGFMAFADYLGVPPAEMLSWQLAISDSDREYAKQFIDPTRKNLIISPCSSKAEKDWLVERYAEVANIAHQHNVNVIFCSSPAKRELEMVKKITALCDFQPVDASGKTSLKQLAALIHQANLVISPDSGPAHIATTQGTPVIGLYAYHNPLRTAPYHNLDNVVSVYEENVQKEQGKPSSELPWVTKLKGKNLMAEIQVEQVVAQMRALNLF comes from the coding sequence ATGTCCCATTCTCCCCTTTTTACCTCTTCCCCTAAATCACTTTGTATTTTACGTTTGTCTGCGGTGGGTGATGTTTGCCATGCACTTGCTGTGGTGCAGCATATTCAACGTCATTGGCCGCAAACGAAATTAACGTGGATTGTGGGTAAAACAGAAATGGGTCTGCTTTCTGGTATTGAAGGCGTGGAACTTGTTTCTTATGATAAAAAGAGCGGTTGGAAAGGCGTGTGGAATTTATGGATGTTTTTGAAAAATAATCAATTTGATGCGCTTTTGAATATGCAGACAGCATTTCGTGCATCTATCATATCTCTTGGTATTCAAGCGAAATATAAAATTGGGTTTGGCAAAAAACGTTCTCGAGAAGGGCAGTGGTTATTTGTGAATCGTCGAGTTCAAGATCCTGAAACGCCTCACGTATTAGATGGTTTTATGGCTTTTGCGGATTATCTTGGTGTACCACCGGCGGAAATGCTTTCTTGGCAATTGGCAATTTCTGATTCAGATCGAGAATATGCTAAACAGTTCATTGATCCAACGCGTAAAAATCTGATTATTTCTCCTTGCTCTAGTAAAGCCGAGAAAGATTGGTTGGTGGAGCGTTATGCGGAAGTGGCAAATATTGCTCATCAACATAATGTGAATGTAATTTTTTGCAGCTCACCGGCAAAACGCGAATTAGAAATGGTGAAAAAAATTACCGCACTTTGTGATTTTCAACCAGTTGATGCTTCAGGAAAAACCAGTTTAAAACAACTTGCCGCATTAATTCATCAAGCAAATTTAGTGATCTCGCCTGATTCTGGTCCTGCTCATATCGCCACTACTCAAGGTACGCCAGTGATTGGATTGTATGCTTACCACAATCCATTGCGCACTGCGCCTTATCATAATCTGGATAATGTGGTGTCGGTATATGAAGAAAATGTGCAAAAAGAACAAGGAAAACCTTCAAGCGAATTGCCTTGGGTGACCAAATTAAAAGGTAAAAATTTAATGGCTGAAATTCAGGTAGAGCAAGTGGTGGCTCAGATGAGAGCTTTGAATTTATTTTAA
- a CDS encoding histidine-type phosphatase, whose amino-acid sequence MKKITLKFTALLLGSALASSAFATENGQTSSSSDYELEKVLIFSRHGLRSPVEKDPQEMAKYSPYEWAKWNVPSGYLTAKGTVLETYFGQYLGQWLADKGLLTTERCASGEGIFAYANGVQRTIATGQAIVSGAFAGCNVQLQHHGKIGLEKDPIFKTQAHNPSKALIESAKNNVDLTALQQKLAPNYALLSEIIDYKNSPNCLQKGECDLGGKVGEYSIKDGKSVKITGSISTGKKIVSALLLAHYVGKPDSEIANGRVDSQEKWRAINEIKNEYYRTLFKNNEALAQNASYPLLAFIQQQLNSENKINLLVGHDSNIVALLAALGVEPYELDDSLENIPIGGKLLFEVWKHKPSGKLKFKLDYVYQTTDQLINVTPLSLATPPNQTALTLKGCEKDEHGFCDYEQFQKVLSEGIENGKK is encoded by the coding sequence ATGAAAAAAATAACCCTAAAATTCACCGCACTTTTGCTTGGCTCAGCTTTAGCAAGTAGTGCGTTTGCAACAGAAAATGGTCAAACTTCCTCAAGTTCTGATTATGAATTAGAGAAAGTATTGATTTTCAGCCGACACGGATTGCGTTCACCAGTGGAAAAAGATCCGCAAGAAATGGCGAAATATTCCCCTTATGAATGGGCAAAATGGAATGTACCATCTGGCTATCTCACTGCAAAAGGGACGGTGCTAGAAACCTATTTCGGACAGTATTTAGGTCAATGGCTTGCAGATAAAGGGTTATTAACAACGGAACGTTGTGCATCGGGTGAAGGTATTTTCGCTTATGCAAATGGTGTACAACGCACCATTGCAACAGGGCAAGCGATTGTTTCTGGTGCATTTGCGGGCTGTAATGTTCAACTGCAACATCACGGTAAAATTGGTTTAGAAAAAGATCCGATTTTTAAAACGCAAGCGCATAATCCAAGCAAAGCCTTGATTGAATCTGCAAAAAATAACGTTGATTTAACCGCTTTACAGCAAAAATTAGCGCCAAATTATGCACTATTGAGTGAAATCATTGATTACAAAAACTCACCAAATTGCTTACAAAAAGGCGAGTGTGATTTAGGTGGAAAAGTCGGTGAATACAGTATTAAAGACGGCAAGTCAGTCAAGATTACTGGTTCTATCAGCACCGGAAAGAAAATTGTCAGTGCATTATTACTCGCGCATTATGTGGGCAAGCCTGATTCAGAAATCGCAAACGGCCGTGTGGATAGCCAAGAAAAATGGCGTGCAATTAACGAAATTAAAAACGAATATTACCGCACGTTATTTAAAAATAATGAAGCGTTAGCACAAAATGCATCATACCCGCTATTGGCATTTATTCAGCAACAGCTAAATAGTGAAAACAAAATTAACTTATTGGTTGGACATGATTCTAATATTGTTGCTCTGCTTGCAGCACTAGGTGTTGAACCTTATGAATTAGATGATTCATTGGAAAATATCCCAATCGGTGGCAAGTTACTATTTGAAGTGTGGAAACACAAACCCAGTGGTAAGCTCAAATTTAAGTTGGATTATGTGTATCAAACCACCGATCAGCTGATTAACGTCACGCCACTAAGTTTAGCGACACCACCAAACCAAACGGCATTAACCCTCAAGGGCTGTGAAAAAGATGAACATGGTTTTTGTGATTATGAGCAGTTTCAAAAGGTGTTGAGTGAAGGGATTGAGAACGGTAAGAAATAG
- a CDS encoding FABP family protein: MKDFQYPDDIYTEPEIDPNTLANLGPLARLAGVWEGKRGVDINPKAEGPEKDPYIERYEAHPTDGQPNGPQLYYGLRYHTHIVEPDEVETFHDQVGYWLWEPETGNILLTGSIPRGQTFIAVGNAPADAKEFTVKAVRGSLTNGIISNPFLERSFTTESFEMTVKFHDDGTWSYDQTTILIIPNYDAPFEHRDRNRLTKIGEPKLNPTAAAEQEGE; the protein is encoded by the coding sequence ATGAAAGATTTTCAATACCCAGACGATATCTACACGGAACCAGAAATTGATCCTAATACGCTTGCGAATTTAGGCCCATTGGCTAGATTAGCGGGTGTTTGGGAAGGTAAGCGTGGTGTGGATATCAACCCGAAAGCAGAAGGACCAGAAAAAGATCCTTATATCGAACGTTACGAAGCTCATCCAACTGATGGTCAACCCAATGGTCCGCAACTCTATTATGGATTACGTTATCACACTCATATTGTTGAGCCAGACGAAGTGGAAACCTTCCACGATCAAGTGGGCTATTGGTTATGGGAACCTGAAACAGGCAATATTTTATTAACTGGTAGCATTCCACGCGGCCAAACGTTTATTGCTGTCGGTAATGCACCGGCTGATGCGAAAGAGTTTACGGTAAAAGCAGTACGCGGTTCACTAACAAACGGTATTATTTCGAATCCGTTCTTGGAGCGTTCATTTACCACGGAAAGTTTTGAAATGACGGTGAAATTCCATGATGATGGCACTTGGTCATACGATCAAACCACCATCCTGATTATCCCGAATTATGATGCGCCATTTGAACATCGCGATCGTAACCGCTTAACTAAAATTGGCGAACCGAAATTGAACCCAACTGCGGCAGCAGAACAAGAAGGTGAATAA
- a CDS encoding OsmC family protein, producing the protein MKQHTYQTTVEWVGNLGRGTSSYTAYERDFIASALNKPNILGSADPAFRGDKTRWNPEDMLLASISACHKLWYLHFCAVNNIIVQEYRDEAIAIMDEGSSEHAGRFISATLKPRVRISSESDAVKALALHENAHHACFIANSLNFPVKCEAIIEKD; encoded by the coding sequence ATGAAGCAACATACTTATCAAACTACCGTAGAGTGGGTGGGGAATTTAGGGCGAGGCACATCCTCTTATACTGCGTATGAGCGAGATTTTATTGCTTCGGCATTGAATAAACCTAATATTTTAGGTTCTGCTGATCCTGCTTTTCGTGGTGATAAAACACGTTGGAACCCAGAAGATATGTTATTAGCCTCCATTTCTGCCTGTCATAAATTATGGTATTTACATTTTTGTGCCGTTAATAACATTATTGTGCAAGAATACCGTGATGAAGCAATAGCAATTATGGATGAAGGCAGTTCAGAGCATGCAGGACGTTTTATTTCAGCAACATTAAAACCTCGTGTAAGAATTTCAAGTGAGTCGGATGCTGTTAAGGCATTGGCATTACATGAAAATGCGCATCACGCGTGTTTTATTGCAAATTCACTTAATTTTCCAGTGAAATGTGAAGCTATTATTGAAAAAGATTAA
- the glyQ gene encoding glycine--tRNA ligase subunit alpha codes for MSTKFNVKTFQGMILALQEYWANQGCTVVQPFDMEVGAGTSHPMTALRALGPEPMAFAYVQPSRRPTDGRYGENPNRLQHYYQFQVVIKPSPDNIQELYLGSLEMLGFDPTQNDIRFVEDNWENPTLGAWGLGWEVWLNGMEVTQFTYFQQVGGLECKPVTGEVTYGLERLAMYIQGVDSVYDLVWSDGPLGKTTYGDVFHQNEVEQSTYNFEYADTDFLFYCFDQYEKEAKSLLELERPLPLPAYERILKAAHSFNLLDARKAISVTERQRYILRIRALTKGVAEAYYASREALGFPGCKK; via the coding sequence GGCAAATCAAGGTTGTACCGTTGTGCAACCTTTTGATATGGAAGTGGGCGCAGGAACCTCTCACCCAATGACTGCATTACGCGCATTAGGCCCTGAGCCGATGGCATTTGCTTATGTGCAACCTTCACGTCGTCCGACAGATGGTCGTTATGGCGAAAACCCAAACCGCTTACAACATTACTACCAATTCCAAGTGGTGATTAAACCGTCTCCAGATAATATTCAAGAACTCTATTTAGGTTCCCTTGAAATGCTCGGTTTTGATCCAACACAAAACGACATTCGTTTCGTAGAAGATAACTGGGAAAACCCAACCTTAGGTGCTTGGGGTTTAGGCTGGGAAGTGTGGTTAAACGGTATGGAAGTCACTCAATTTACCTATTTCCAACAAGTGGGTGGCTTAGAATGTAAACCCGTAACAGGTGAAGTGACCTACGGTTTAGAGCGTTTAGCCATGTACATTCAAGGCGTAGATTCTGTGTATGACTTAGTTTGGTCTGACGGCCCGCTTGGCAAAACCACTTACGGTGATGTGTTCCATCAAAACGAAGTTGAACAATCCACGTACAACTTTGAATATGCGGATACCGATTTCTTATTCTACTGCTTTGATCAATACGAAAAAGAAGCGAAAAGTTTATTAGAATTAGAACGTCCGTTACCATTACCGGCTTATGAGCGCATTTTGAAAGCAGCACACAGCTTTAACTTATTAGATGCACGTAAAGCAATTTCGGTAACAGAACGTCAACGCTATATTTTACGCATTCGTGCATTAACTAAAGGCGTGGCGGAAGCGTACTATGCGAGCCGTGAAGCCCTAGGTTTCCCTGGTTGTAAAAAATAA